From one Vanessa tameamea isolate UH-Manoa-2023 chromosome 9, ilVanTame1 primary haplotype, whole genome shotgun sequence genomic stretch:
- the LOC113395054 gene encoding charged multivesicular body protein 6-A, protein MGGLFSKSKKPVSRVTEQDKAILQLKQQRDKLKQYQKKIELNLEKDRLLAKKLLAEDKRDRAKSLLKKKRYQENLLLNADIQLEKLEQLTHDLEFTQIEVQVLDGLKTGNEALKKVHDILNIDDIEKILDETREGIEKQREIDELISGQLTEEDNEAIDAELEAILDVKDELPEVPTDKLPDVVEEKEPERPQRTKSSTKKIAVEA, encoded by the exons ATGGGTGGGCTATTTAGTAAAAGTAAGAAACCAGTCAGTAGAGTCACTGAACAAGATAAAGCAATCTTACAATTGAAGCAACAAAGAGATAAgttaaaacaatatcaaaagaaaattgaattaaatttagagAAAGATCGGCTTTTGGCTAAAAAATTATTGGCCGAAGATAAGCGCGACAGAGCGAAGTCACTACTTAAAAAGAAAAGATATCAAGAAAATTTACTACTTAATGCTGATATTCAGTTAGAAAAATTAGAACAACTTACGCATGATCTAGAATTTACTCAAATTGAAGTACAG GTTCTGGATGGTTTAAAGACTGGAAACGAAGCTCTGAAAAAAGTTCATGATATTCTTAACATTGATGATATAGAAAAGATTTTGGACGAAACAAGAGAGGGTATAGAAAAACAAAGAGAAATAGATGAACTAATTTCTGGTCAATTAACTGAAGAGGATAATGAAGCCATTGATGCGGAACTCGAAGCAATACTTGATGTGAAGGATGAGTTGCCTGAAGTGCCTACAGATAAATTGCCTGATGTAGTTGAAGAGAAGGAACCTGAAAGACCTCAAAGAACAAAATCTAGCACGAAGAAGATTGCTGTTGAGGCCTGA
- the LOC113394975 gene encoding luc7-like protein 3 → MAVLAAAQLLDELMGRHRNTNPNEKIKKPNWEDPEYCKYYMVKFCPHDLFVNTRADLGACPKVHDDEVKELFEKAEGSYKKAQYVEEFLRFCRHMISDVERKIQKGKQRLELMNSKPEGPPMTQAQTEKNMEQVKLLSEKISALVREAEEAGTCGNVEQAQGLMKLCDRLKEEKETLLKQQENSHWSMTAELAAAQEKQMEVCPVCGAFLIVGDAQQRIDDHLSGKQHVGYFKLRQAYEEMNEAREKEQQEKERRRREERDRERNIRGGGLGSDRRDRERMERDRERDRDRDKDKDKERERHRSNRDERPGRHEERDRERERDRERERDRDKDRERDRDKERERDRDKDRDRDRDRKHRRERKNSHERPRRRSRERH, encoded by the exons ATGGCAGTGTTAGCAGCGGCACAACTGCTTGACGAGTTAATGGGAAGACATCGAAACACTAATCCaaacgaaaaaattaaaaaaccgaACTGGGAAGATCCAGAA tattgtaaatattatatggttAAGTTCTGTCCTcatgatttatttgtaaatacacgGGCAGACCTTGGTGCTTGTCCAAAAGTACATGACGATGAAGTCAAGGAACTGTTTGAAAAGGCAGAAGGGTCTTACAAGAAAGCTCAATATGTTGAAGAGTTCCTGCGATTTTGCCGTCACATGATCAGTGACGTTGaaa gaaaaattCAAAAAGGTAAACAAAGATTGGAACTGATGAATTCAAAACCTGAAGGACCACCTATGACACAGGCTCAAACAGAAAAAAACATGGAGCAG gtaaaaCTTTTGTCAGAAAAGATTAGTGCTTTAGTCAGAGAAGCAGAGGAAGCAGGTACCTGTGGGAATGTAGAACAAGCTCAAGGTCTAATGAAGCTGTGTGATAGAttgaaagaagaaaaagaaacacTTCTAAAACAACAAGAAAATAg CCACTGGTCAATGACAGCAGAATTAGCAGCAGCTCAAGAGAAGCAGATGGAAGTGTGTCCTGTGTGTGGAGCATTTCTTATTGTGGGTGATGCACAACAGAGAATAGATGACCATCTTTCGGGAAAACAACATGTtgg ATACTTCAAATTGCGTCAAGCTTATGAAGAAATGAATGAAGCTCGTGAGAAAGAACAACAAGAAAAGGAGAGAAGACGTCGCGAGGAAAGAGATAGGGAGCGTAATATTCGTGGCGGTGGTTTGGGATCTGATAGACGTGATCGCGAAAGAATGGAGAGGGACCGCGAACGTGACAGGGATAGAGACAAGGACAAGGACAAGGAAAGAGAGCGTCATAG ATCAAATCGAGATGAACGTCCTGGACGTCATGAAGAACGTGATCGTGAACGCGAACGGGACCGGGAGCGCGAGCGCGATCGAGACAAGGACAGGGAAAGGGATCGTGACAAGGAACGAGAACGTGATCGTGACAAGGATCGCGACCGGGACCGGGACAGGAAACATCGTAGGGAGAGAA AAAATTCACACGAGCGTCCCCGCCGGCGTTCTCGCGAGCGTCACTAG